One part of the Mycolicibacterium aromaticivorans JS19b1 = JCM 16368 genome encodes these proteins:
- a CDS encoding KasA/KasB family beta-ketoacyl-ACP synthase, whose amino-acid sequence MTALRTGDGLADVVVTAVASTTAVAPDAEETWQQLLEGGSGIRRLDKWFIHEYESPVRIGGTLREDFDEHLNRVELRRLSYLGKMSTVVGRRLWAAAGSPEVDTSRLLVSIGTALANTEEIAEGAVDWHARGLRAMSPLAVQMHMPNAPAAAVGLERKARAGVIAPLMGDASGAGAIAQAWRHIVLGEADIAICGAVETQVEAVPVAAFHELGLLSTNNDDPAGACRPFDRHRDGMVLGEGAAMLLIETEEHAKARGAPILARLLGASTNSDAYDLLRPDPTGETAAAAITHAIDLAGLQPSDIDHVNAHATGTTFGDLAEARAIRHAFGGHMPAVYAPKAALGHSLGSAGAIEAVLTVQALRDGVVPATRNLKDLDPEIDLDVVVDRPRRADYRYAVSTTMGMGGYNVVLAFGAA is encoded by the coding sequence ATGACAGCGTTGCGGACCGGCGACGGACTCGCCGATGTGGTGGTCACGGCAGTGGCGTCGACCACTGCTGTGGCACCGGACGCCGAAGAAACCTGGCAGCAGTTGCTCGAGGGCGGCAGCGGAATTCGCCGACTCGACAAGTGGTTCATCCACGAATACGAGTCGCCGGTGCGGATCGGCGGGACCCTGCGCGAAGACTTCGACGAACACCTCAACCGGGTAGAGCTTCGCCGGCTGTCCTATCTGGGCAAGATGTCGACAGTGGTGGGCCGCAGGCTGTGGGCGGCCGCCGGCTCACCCGAGGTTGACACCAGTCGGTTGCTGGTCTCGATCGGTACGGCCCTGGCGAACACCGAAGAAATCGCAGAGGGTGCCGTCGACTGGCACGCCCGCGGTCTGCGGGCGATGTCACCGCTGGCGGTCCAGATGCACATGCCCAACGCGCCTGCCGCCGCGGTCGGGCTGGAACGCAAGGCCAGAGCCGGTGTGATTGCGCCGTTGATGGGCGATGCATCCGGCGCTGGCGCGATCGCCCAGGCCTGGCGACACATAGTCTTGGGGGAGGCCGACATCGCGATATGCGGCGCCGTCGAAACCCAGGTCGAGGCGGTGCCGGTGGCGGCCTTCCACGAGCTGGGCCTGCTGTCCACCAACAACGACGACCCGGCCGGCGCGTGCCGCCCCTTCGACCGGCACCGCGACGGGATGGTGCTCGGGGAGGGCGCCGCCATGTTGCTGATCGAAACCGAGGAGCACGCCAAGGCCCGCGGTGCACCGATCCTGGCTCGGCTCCTGGGTGCATCGACGAACTCCGATGCCTACGACCTGCTCCGGCCGGACCCGACCGGGGAAACGGCCGCTGCCGCTATCACCCACGCGATCGACCTGGCCGGCTTGCAGCCATCCGATATCGACCACGTGAACGCCCACGCCACCGGAACGACGTTCGGCGACCTCGCCGAGGCCCGCGCGATCCGGCACGCCTTCGGCGGCCACATGCCCGCGGTCTACGCGCCCAAGGCGGCGCTCGGCCACTCGCTGGGCTCAGCGGGAGCGATCGAGGCGGTCCTCACTGTGCAAGCGCTGCGCGACGGTGTCGTGCCGGCCACTCGCAACCTGAAGGACCTCGATCCCGAGATCGACCTCGACGTGGTGGTCGACCGGCCGCGTCGAGCCGACTACAGATATGCCGTCAGCACCACGATGGGCATGGGCGGCTACAACGTGGTCCTGGCGTTCGGTGCCGCCTGA
- a CDS encoding cyclopropane mycolic acid synthase family methyltransferase: MTESGSGSTQLRPAYEDVQAHYDLSNDFFALFQDPTRTYSCAYFEGEDTSLEDAQLAKIDLALDKLGLQPGMTLLDVGCGWGSVMKRAAQRFDVNTLGLTLSRNQRALGQEVLDAVETKRSRQIQLRGWEEFDEPVDRIVSIEAFEAFPKDRYAAFFDTCHRVMPDDGRMVLQTIMGHPLKRWPELGIPIVMSDLKFMRFISKEIFPGGAVPCDEDVIEFSEKAGFAVEELQYLTPHYVRTLDIWSERLEAARDRAIEVTSVEVYDRYMRYLIGCSDFFRRGVSEVGQFTLVKR; this comes from the coding sequence ATGACGGAAAGTGGTTCAGGTTCAACGCAGCTGCGCCCGGCCTACGAGGATGTCCAGGCGCACTACGATCTCTCGAACGACTTCTTTGCGCTCTTCCAGGATCCGACGCGCACATACAGCTGCGCGTACTTCGAGGGTGAGGACACGTCGCTCGAAGATGCGCAGCTCGCGAAAATCGATCTGGCACTGGACAAGTTGGGCCTGCAGCCCGGAATGACCTTGCTGGACGTCGGCTGCGGCTGGGGTTCGGTGATGAAGCGCGCAGCGCAAAGATTCGACGTGAACACCCTCGGTTTGACGTTGAGCAGAAATCAACGCGCATTGGGCCAAGAGGTGCTGGATGCTGTCGAGACCAAGCGGTCTCGGCAAATTCAGCTGCGCGGCTGGGAAGAATTCGACGAGCCGGTCGATCGGATCGTCAGTATCGAAGCGTTCGAAGCGTTTCCGAAGGATCGCTACGCCGCGTTCTTCGACACCTGCCACCGCGTGATGCCCGACGACGGTCGAATGGTGTTGCAGACGATCATGGGCCACCCGCTGAAACGCTGGCCGGAGCTCGGGATCCCGATCGTGATGTCGGATCTGAAGTTCATGCGGTTCATCTCCAAGGAGATCTTCCCGGGCGGGGCGGTGCCCTGCGACGAGGACGTCATCGAATTCTCGGAGAAGGCCGGCTTCGCGGTCGAAGAGCTTCAGTACCTGACGCCGCACTACGTGCGCACCCTCGACATCTGGTCGGAGCGGCTGGAGGCCGCGCGTGATCGGGCCATCGAGGTGACGTCGGTCGAGGTGTACGACCGCTACATGCGCTACCTCATCGGCTGCTCGGATTTCTTCCGCCGGGGCGTGTCCGAGGTCGGGCAGTTCACCTTGGTCAAGCGCTGA
- a CDS encoding cyclopropane mycolic acid synthase family methyltransferase, giving the protein MTDTPRTTSPSSQWLSKSASQTRGSDKKEVQFHYDISNDFFKLWQDPTQTYSCAYFERDDMSLEEAQMAKVDLSLGKLGLEPGMTLLDIGCGWGSTIQRAVEKYDVNVIGLTLSENQKKHIEQNRFPNIDTDRRMEVRLQPWEEFDGKVDRIVSIGAFEHFGFNKYDDYFKKTFSWMPDDGVMLLHTIIIPEDEEIKAKKLPLTMSRVRFIKFIMDEIYPGGRLPLASMVRQHAVTAGYNVTREQHLQAHYARTLDTWAANLEAKKDEAVAITSEEIYERFDKYLTGCADLFRNGYTDICQFTCEKAIG; this is encoded by the coding sequence GTGACTGACACACCCCGTACAACGTCTCCCTCATCGCAGTGGCTGTCGAAGTCCGCGTCCCAGACTCGCGGGTCGGACAAGAAGGAAGTGCAGTTCCACTACGACATTTCCAACGACTTCTTCAAGCTGTGGCAGGACCCCACCCAGACGTACAGCTGTGCCTACTTCGAGCGCGACGACATGTCCCTCGAAGAAGCCCAGATGGCCAAGGTCGACCTTTCTCTGGGCAAGCTCGGGCTGGAACCGGGCATGACGCTGCTGGATATCGGTTGCGGCTGGGGCTCGACGATTCAGCGCGCCGTGGAGAAGTACGACGTGAACGTCATCGGCCTCACGCTGTCGGAGAACCAGAAGAAGCACATCGAGCAGAACCGGTTCCCGAACATCGACACCGACCGCAGGATGGAGGTTCGGCTGCAGCCGTGGGAGGAGTTCGACGGCAAGGTCGACCGGATCGTCTCGATCGGCGCCTTCGAGCACTTCGGCTTCAACAAGTACGACGACTACTTCAAGAAGACCTTCAGCTGGATGCCCGACGACGGCGTGATGTTGCTACACACGATCATCATTCCGGAGGACGAGGAGATCAAAGCCAAGAAGCTCCCGCTGACGATGTCGCGGGTGCGCTTCATCAAATTCATCATGGATGAGATCTATCCCGGCGGCCGGTTGCCGCTCGCCTCGATGGTCCGTCAGCACGCAGTCACGGCCGGCTACAACGTGACCCGCGAGCAGCACCTGCAGGCGCACTACGCCCGCACTCTGGACACCTGGGCCGCGAACTTGGAGGCCAAGAAGGACGAGGCGGTCGCGATCACCTCAGAAGAGATCTACGAGCGCTTCGACAAGTACCTGACCGGGTGCGCGGATCTGTTCCGCAACGGCTACACCGACATATGCCAGTTCACGTGTGAAAAGGCAATCGGTTAG
- a CDS encoding class I SAM-dependent methyltransferase — translation MAEADGVSWDGKYAGRTAGPPRLPEVFAPYADEVPTAGHALELACGFGQASVWLAERGLTVQAVDVSAVAIEQAQGLASSHGVGDRCTFSVADLDDGLTPGPPATMILCHRFRDPALYSPIRDRLAADGLLAISVLSEVGAEPGPFRARAGELRKAFAGLQPLAAGEGDGQAWLLARRSRR, via the coding sequence GTGGCCGAGGCCGACGGTGTCAGCTGGGACGGCAAATACGCGGGCCGGACAGCCGGGCCGCCGCGTCTGCCCGAGGTGTTTGCGCCGTACGCCGACGAGGTCCCAACCGCGGGCCACGCGCTGGAGCTGGCCTGCGGATTCGGGCAGGCGTCCGTGTGGCTGGCTGAGCGCGGGCTGACCGTACAGGCTGTGGACGTCTCGGCCGTGGCGATCGAGCAAGCGCAGGGCCTGGCTAGCAGCCACGGAGTCGGCGACCGCTGCACGTTCTCGGTCGCCGATCTCGACGACGGACTTACCCCGGGGCCGCCGGCCACGATGATCCTGTGCCATCGGTTTCGCGATCCGGCCCTGTATTCGCCGATCCGCGACCGACTGGCGGCGGACGGTCTGCTCGCGATCAGTGTGCTCAGCGAGGTCGGCGCCGAGCCGGGGCCGTTCCGCGCCCGCGCCGGTGAGCTTCGGAAGGCATTCGCCGGATTGCAGCCGTTGGCTGCGGGGGAGGGCGACGGCCAGGCCTGGCTGCTGGCGCGTCGTTCCCGCCGCTAA
- a CDS encoding NYN domain-containing protein yields MTEPGAARVAVYLDFDNIVISRYDQVNGRNSFQRDKAKGLEAGKLARARVDVGAILDFASSFGTVVLTRAYADWSADVNAEYQQQLVGRAVDLVQLFPAAAYGKNAADIRLAVDAVEDMFRLPDLTHVVIVAGDSDYIPLAQRCKRLGRYVVGIGVAGSSSRALAAACDDFVIYDSLPGVPEVEQTLTEEPPKRTRRAKSADNDKESPDPQTAATALLQRALQIGLGKDDADWLHNSAVKAQMKRMDPSFSEKSLGFKSFSDFLRSRTDVVELDESSTTRMVKLR; encoded by the coding sequence ATGACCGAACCTGGCGCTGCACGTGTTGCGGTGTACCTCGACTTCGACAACATCGTCATTTCCCGCTACGACCAGGTCAACGGCCGCAACTCTTTTCAACGCGACAAGGCCAAGGGATTGGAGGCCGGCAAGCTGGCTCGGGCACGTGTCGATGTGGGGGCGATCCTGGATTTCGCGTCGTCGTTCGGGACGGTGGTATTGACGCGCGCGTATGCGGACTGGTCCGCCGATGTCAACGCCGAGTACCAGCAGCAGCTGGTAGGCCGGGCGGTGGATTTGGTGCAGCTGTTCCCGGCCGCGGCCTACGGAAAGAACGCCGCCGACATCCGGCTGGCTGTCGACGCCGTCGAAGATATGTTCCGACTGCCCGACCTGACGCACGTGGTGATCGTGGCCGGCGATTCCGACTACATCCCGCTCGCTCAGCGTTGCAAGCGGCTGGGCCGCTACGTCGTCGGCATCGGCGTGGCCGGTTCGTCGAGCCGTGCGCTCGCGGCGGCCTGCGACGATTTCGTCATCTATGACTCACTGCCCGGTGTCCCGGAAGTCGAGCAGACGTTGACTGAGGAACCACCGAAGCGAACCCGGCGCGCGAAATCGGCCGACAACGACAAGGAGTCGCCCGACCCGCAGACCGCGGCGACCGCGCTGTTGCAGCGGGCGCTGCAGATCGGTCTGGGCAAAGACGACGCCGACTGGCTGCACAATTCTGCGGTCAAGGCTCAGATGAAGCGGATGGACCCGTCGTTTTCGGAGAAGTCGTTGGGATTCAAGTCGTTCAGCGACTTTCTGCGATCCCGCACCGACGTCGTGGAGCTCGACGAAAGCTCCACCACCCGCATGGTCAAACTGCGTTAG
- a CDS encoding L,D-transpeptidase, protein MSRRARGACLGVVLAVLAVLGGVVVTTAPHCPEHCRTEAAALTPQPAPSKDPAAVTLTPADGATGVDPLGGITVVANTGMLTHVTMVNDADKPIPGVVTPDFKTWKPTVPLGYGRSYTLTVEARGPGGVPSTMSSTFQTLVPSDQTQVSFTAAGWQPIDGARLGIGTVIVAHFGEPISDRAAAEQHLSVTTNPPVRGSWYWMDDQTAHWRPEKYYAPGTSVTVRANIYGVPLGDGLYGEQDSTATFTIGDAHVSVADDTTKQVSVFDNGKLVRTMPTSMGRGGTETIGGQTLSFWTPPGVYTVMDKANPVIMDSSTYGLPINSRLGYRETIPYATRISPDGIYLHQLNATVWAQGNTDTSHGCLNLSGENAAWFYDFSVPGDVVEVKNTGGPPLQLTQNGDWTVPWSEWLKGSALH, encoded by the coding sequence GTGAGTCGTCGAGCCCGTGGAGCCTGCCTTGGCGTGGTTCTGGCGGTGCTGGCCGTGCTCGGCGGGGTTGTCGTCACCACCGCGCCGCACTGCCCTGAGCACTGCCGCACGGAGGCTGCCGCCCTCACTCCACAGCCGGCGCCGTCGAAGGACCCTGCCGCCGTCACCCTCACCCCGGCCGACGGTGCCACCGGCGTCGACCCGCTCGGCGGGATCACCGTCGTCGCCAACACCGGCATGCTGACCCACGTCACGATGGTCAACGACGCCGACAAGCCGATCCCGGGAGTCGTCACTCCGGACTTCAAGACCTGGAAGCCGACCGTGCCGCTGGGCTACGGACGCTCCTACACCCTTACCGTCGAGGCCCGTGGCCCCGGCGGTGTGCCGTCCACGATGTCGTCGACGTTCCAGACGTTGGTGCCCAGCGATCAGACCCAGGTGTCGTTCACCGCGGCGGGCTGGCAGCCGATCGACGGTGCCCGGTTGGGGATCGGCACCGTCATCGTCGCGCACTTCGGTGAGCCCATCAGCGACCGGGCCGCCGCCGAGCAGCACCTGTCGGTCACCACCAATCCGCCGGTGCGCGGATCCTGGTACTGGATGGACGACCAAACCGCCCACTGGCGTCCTGAGAAGTATTACGCCCCAGGCACTTCGGTGACAGTGCGGGCCAACATCTACGGGGTGCCGCTTGGCGACGGGCTCTATGGCGAACAGGACTCCACCGCGACATTCACCATCGGCGATGCGCACGTCTCCGTCGCCGATGACACGACCAAGCAGGTCAGCGTCTTCGATAACGGCAAGCTGGTACGCACCATGCCGACCTCCATGGGCCGCGGTGGCACAGAGACGATCGGCGGACAGACCCTGTCGTTCTGGACCCCGCCCGGTGTCTACACCGTGATGGACAAGGCCAACCCCGTGATCATGGACTCGTCCACTTATGGGCTGCCCATCAACTCGCGGCTGGGCTATCGCGAAACAATCCCGTACGCCACTCGCATCAGCCCGGACGGCATCTACCTGCATCAGCTGAACGCGACCGTGTGGGCGCAGGGCAACACCGACACCTCGCACGGCTGCCTCAACCTCAGCGGAGAGAATGCCGCCTGGTTCTACGACTTCTCCGTACCCGGAGACGTGGTGGAGGTGAAGAACACCGGTGGCCCGCCGCTGCAGCTGACGCAGAACGGTGACTGGACAGTGCCATGGAGCGAGTGGCTCAAAGGCAGTGCGCTGCACTGA
- a CDS encoding L,D-transpeptidase translates to MCKTATATAQVQLPPAPPKPPMLGIAPANGSTDLSPMSRVSAQVVGGSLTNVSLVDDYGNVLTGVLSPDGTSWQPAQPLKYGRTYTMQVASQGASGLPLTRSSKFSTASPDYLTHVYLETPGGLPIHDDIRYGIGTIIAARFDENISDKAAAERNLVVTTNPPVQGAWYWVDDRTAHWRPAKYYAPGTTVSVAANIFGVRVGDGMYGEENEKATFTIGDAHVSVADDTTKTVSVFDNGKLVRSMPTSMGQGGYQTIAGRTFSFWTPPGVYTVIDKAESVTMDSSTYGLPVASSMGYKVKIPYATRISTDGIYLHQLNETVWAQGNTNTSHGCLNLNGSNASWFFNFSQPGDVVEVKNTGGPKLEIWQNGDWSLPWGEWLKGSALTPKP, encoded by the coding sequence GTGTGCAAGACCGCCACCGCGACCGCCCAGGTGCAGTTGCCGCCAGCGCCGCCCAAGCCACCGATGCTCGGCATCGCGCCGGCGAACGGCTCAACCGACCTCAGCCCGATGAGCCGAGTCTCCGCCCAAGTGGTCGGCGGCAGCTTGACCAACGTCTCGCTGGTCGACGACTACGGCAACGTTCTGACCGGGGTGCTGTCGCCGGATGGGACGTCATGGCAACCGGCCCAGCCCCTCAAGTACGGGCGCACCTACACGATGCAGGTCGCCAGCCAAGGTGCCAGCGGTCTGCCGCTGACGCGAAGTTCCAAGTTCTCCACCGCATCACCCGACTACCTCACCCACGTGTACCTCGAGACTCCGGGCGGGCTGCCGATCCACGACGACATCCGCTACGGCATTGGCACGATCATCGCCGCACGCTTCGATGAAAACATCTCCGACAAGGCGGCAGCGGAACGCAACCTGGTGGTGACCACGAACCCGCCGGTGCAGGGGGCCTGGTATTGGGTCGACGACAGGACCGCACACTGGCGCCCGGCGAAGTACTACGCGCCGGGCACCACCGTGTCAGTGGCCGCCAACATCTTCGGGGTTCGAGTCGGCGACGGGATGTACGGCGAGGAAAACGAGAAGGCCACCTTCACGATCGGCGACGCGCACGTCTCCGTCGCCGACGACACGACCAAGACGGTCAGCGTGTTCGACAACGGCAAACTCGTCCGGTCGATGCCGACGTCGATGGGGCAGGGCGGCTACCAAACCATTGCGGGACGGACGTTTTCATTCTGGACCCCACCCGGGGTGTACACCGTGATCGACAAAGCCGAATCGGTGACGATGGACTCGTCGACCTACGGTCTGCCGGTGGCCTCGTCGATGGGATACAAGGTGAAGATCCCGTACGCCACCCGGATCAGCACCGACGGCATCTATCTGCATCAACTGAACGAGACGGTCTGGGCGCAGGGCAATACCAACACCTCGCACGGCTGCCTGAATCTCAACGGTTCGAACGCCTCGTGGTTCTTCAATTTCTCGCAGCCCGGTGACGTCGTGGAGGTCAAGAACACCGGCGGTCCGAAGCTGGAGATCTGGCAGAACGGTGACTGGTCGCTCCCGTGGGGCGAATGGTTGAAGGGCAGTGCCCTGACGCCCAAGCCTTAG